A genomic window from Populus nigra chromosome 7, ddPopNigr1.1, whole genome shotgun sequence includes:
- the LOC133700123 gene encoding homeobox-leucine zipper protein ROC8-like — MELSMGNNGGASGDEHEAASNSRNQGKKAYHRHSNQQIHQLEKFFKECPHPDENQRRQLSRELGLEAKQIKFWFQNKRTQKKAQSERADNSVLRLENERIQCENLAIIEALKNVICPACGGPPFGEEERQRSLQKLKQENARLKEEHEKVSTLLTKYIGKSISQIDSLTPGAGSSHGVLTTNPGIDLERNPGLDNSQLVYKRRGILDMEKALMAETAASAADELVRLLRVNEPLWIKSPSDGRYILDRVGYEKLYPRDSHFKSSNARVESSKDSAMVIMPGMDLVDMFLDPNKWMDLFPTIVTKARTILLLEAGTVGNRNGSLQMMYEQMHILSPLVPPREFYFLRLCQQLEPGEWVVADISYDFMRDGSPSRAWRLPSGCMIQDKSNGCSKVTWVEHVEVDDRTQTHRLYRDLICGRSAYGAERWIASLRRICERLAFYKEETAAAREFGGVITSPEGRKSIVNLAHRMVKIFFASLGMSGKLDFPQLSEVHNSGVRVAIRKNTEQGQPIGMVVSAATSLWLPLSPQNVFNFFKDEKSRIQWDILSNSNPVHVISHISNGTNPGNCISITHPFIPTENNMLILQESCTDSSGSMVVYAPLDIPAMNMVIGGADSSIIPILPSGFVISGDGRPDTGGDSSTSTSSTGADSGGSLLTVAFQILVAGPNVTSSTELNMESVATVNTLISTTVLKIKAALNCSNLG, encoded by the exons ATGGAGCTTTCAATGGGGAACAATGGTGGCGCTTCGGGCGATGAACATGAAGCAGCTTCTAACTCTAGAAATCAGGGAAAGAAGGCTTACCATCGCCATTCTAATCAACAGATTCATCAGCTTGAAAA ATTTTTCAAGGAATGTCCACATCCGGATGAAAACCAGCGGCGCCAGTTGAGTAGGGAATTAGGGCTTGAGGCTAAACAGATCAAGTTCTGGTTTCAAAACAAAAGGACTCAGAAAAAG GCGCAGAGTGAGCGAGCAGATAATTCAGTTCTTCGGTTAGAAAATGAGAGGATTCAATGTGAAAATCTGGCAATCATAGAGGCACTGAAGAATGTGATCTGCCCAGCTTGTGGAGGTCCTCCCTTCGGAGAAGAAGAACGCCAACGTAGTTTGCAGAAACTAAAGCAGGAAAATGCTCGGTTGAAAGAAGAG CATGAAAAGGTATCCACCCTTCTTACCAAGTACATAGGAAAATCGATTTCACAGATTGATTCGTTGACACCTGGCGCTGGATCTTCACATGGCGTATTGACAACAAACCCTGGCATTGATCTGGAACGGAATCCAGGACTGGACAACAGTCAGTTGGTCTATAAACGTAGAGGAATTCTAGATATGGAAAAGGCACTCATGGCTGAGACTGCTGCCAGTGCAGCAGATGAGTTGGTCAGGCTTTTGCGAGTTAATGAGCCTCTGTGGATCAAGTCCCCATCTGATGGAAGATACATCCTTGATCGTGTCGGCTATGAGAAACTATACCCCAGGGACAGTCACTTCAAAAGTTCTAATGCTCGTGTCGAATCATCCAAGGATTCAGCAATGGTGATCATGCCTGGAATGGACCTGGTTGACATGTTTTTGGATCCA AATAAATGGATGGATCTTTTTCCGACAATTGTTACCAAGGCCAGGACAATTCTATTACTTGAAGCTGGAACTGTAGGAAACCGAAATGGTTCCTTGCAGATG ATGTATGAACAAATGCACATACTGTCGCCCTTGGTTCCACCTAGGGAGTTTTACTTCCTTCGTCTTTGTCAGCAACTTGAGCCTGGGGAGTGGGTGGTAGCAGATATATCGTATGACTTCATGAGAGATGGCTCCCCTTCCCGCGCTTGGCGGCTTCCTTCTGGATGCATGATCCAAGATAAGTCTAATGGATGTTCCAAG GTAACTTGGGTAGAACATGTGGAGGTGGATGATAGAACTCAAACTCATCGCCTTTACAGAGATCTCATATGCGGAAGATCTGCTTATGGAGCAGAACGATGGATTGCTAGTCTCCGGAGGATTTGCGAGAGGTTAGCTTTCTACAAGGAGGAAACTGCAGCTGCTCGAGAATTTGGAGGAG TGATCACTTCACCTGAGGGTAGAAAGAGCATAGTAAACCTAGCCCACAGGATGGTGAAGATCTTTTTTGCAAGTTTGGGCATGTCAGGAAAACTGGATTTCCCTCAACTCTCTGAAGTGCACAATAGTGGGGTTCGGGTAGCTATTCGTAAGAACACAGAACAAGGGCAGCCGATTGGCATGGTTGTTAGTGCTGCTACTTCTCTCTGGCTTCCACTCTCACCTCAGAATGTGTTTAACTTCTTCAAAGATGAGAAATCACGAATTCAG TGGGATATTCTGTCCAATAGCAATCCTGTGCATGTGATTTCACACATTTCCAATGGGACTAATCCAGGGAACTGCATATCCATTACTCAC CCTTTCATTCCTACTGAGAACAACATGCTGATACTTCAAGAGAGCTGCACGGACTCTTCAGGATCAATGGTGGTATATGCTCCACTTGACATTCCAGCCATGAACATGGTGATAGGCGGTGCAGACTCATCGATCATTCCCATACTTCCATCAGGTTTTGTAATATCTGGCGATGGCCGTCCAGACACAGGAGGGGACAGTTCTACTTCCACAAGTTCTACTGGGGCAGACTCAGGAGGTTCACTTCTTACAGTAGCCTTCCAAATTCTGGTCGCTGGCCCTAATGTCACATCCTCTACAGAACTCAACATGGAATCTGTGGCAACAGTCAATACCCTTATCAGCACCACGGTTCTCAAAATTAAGGCTGCTTTGAATTGCTCTAATTTGGGTTAA
- the LOC133698249 gene encoding pentatricopeptide repeat-containing protein At1g62930, chloroplastic-like isoform X1 encodes MMMAVTAVRLRGSEAFFIGSQIQRCQMKIMGMILPSLLSSNHSNSISSSSSNSSSSSRYKHKNDDASSSFRNIDVALASFNQMLHRKPLPCIIQFNQLLSAIVKMRQHYDAVISLSKQMELAGLSPNTCTLNILINCFCQLQRIDLGFSVLAKGIKLGLQPTIVTFTTLINGLGKVGKFAQAVELFDDMVARGCQPDDYTYTTIINGLCKIGETALAAGLFKKMEEAGCQLNVVTYSTLIHSLCKYRRVNEALDIFSDMKAKDISPTIFTYTSLIQGLCNFSRWKEASALLNEMTNLNIMPNVVTFNVLVDTFCKEGKVLAAEGVLKTMTEMGVEPDVVTYNSLMYGYSMWTEVVEARKLFDVMITKGCKPDVFSYSILINGYCKAKRIDEAKQLFNEMIHQGSTPNNVSYNTLIHGLCQLGRLREAQDLFKNMHTNGNLPNLYTYAILLDGFCKQGYLGKALRLFRAMQSTYLKPNLVMYNILVNAMCKSGNLKDARELFSELFVKGLQPNVQIYTTIINGLCKEGLLDEALEAFRNMEDDGCPPDEFSYNVIIRGFLQHKDESRAVHLIGEMRDRGFIADAGTTA; translated from the coding sequence ATGATGATGGCGGTCACGGCAGTCAGACTTCGAGGTTCAGAAGCCTTCTTTATTGGGTCCCAAATTCAGCGATGCCAAATGAAAATAATGGGTATGATTCTTCCATCACTGTTGTCTAGCAACCACTCCAACTCCATTTCTTCATCTAGCAGTAAcagtagcagtagcagtagatataaacacaaaaatgatgatgcttcttcttctttcagaaACATTGATGTTGCCCTTGCTTCTTTCAATCAAATGCTTCATAGGAAACCCCTGCCTTGTATCATCCAATTCAATCAATTATTATCTGCAATTGTCAAAATGAGACAGCATTACGATGCTGTGATTTCTCTTTCCAAACAAATGGAATTAGCTGGGCTCTCTCCTAATACTTGTACGCttaatatcttgattaattgCTTCTGCCAGTTGCAACGTATTGATCTTGGGTTCTCTGTCTTGGCCAAAGGCATTAAACTTGGTCTTCAACCCACCATTGTCACATTTACCACCTTAATCAATGGGCTCGGTAAGGTGGGTAAATTTGCCCAAGCCGTGGAATTATTTGATGACATGGTGGCAAGAGGGTGTCAACCTGATGACTACACTTATACTACGATTATCAATGGCTTATGTAAGATTGGGGAAACTGCACTGGCTGCTGGATTGTTTAAGAAAATGGAAGAGGCAGGCTGCCAGCTGAATGTGGTGACATACAGTACACTCATCCACAGTCTTTGCAAATACAGGCGGGTGAATGAGGCTTTAGATATCTTCTCTGATATGAAGGCTAAAGACATTTCCCCAACAATTTTCACTTACACCTCTCTGATCCAGGGCTTATGCAATTTCAGCCGATGGAAGGAGGCTTCGGCATTGCTAAATGAAATGACGAATTTGAATATCATGCCAAATGTTGTCACCTTCAACGTGCTAGTTGATACATTTTGTAAAGAAGGCAAGGTTTTAGCGGCTGAAGGTGTGTTAAAAACAATGACTGAAATGGGTGTGGAGCCTGATGTAGTGACTTACAATTCTTTGATGTATGGATATTCCATGTGGACGGAAGTTGTTGAAGCTAGAAAGCTTTTCGATGTTATGATAACCAAGGGTTGTAAACCTGATGTTTTTAGTTACAGCATCTTAATTAACGGATATTGTAAGGCCAAAAGGATAGATGAGGCCAAGCAactttttaatgaaatgattcATCAAGGCTCAACTCCGAACAATGTTAGTTACAACACTCTTATTCATGGATTATGCCAATTAGGCAGACTTAGGGAAGCACAAGATCTTTTCAAGAATATGCACACTAATGGAAACCTCCCAAATTTATATACTTACGCAATATTGCTTGATGGCTTTTGCAAACAAGGGTATCTTGGTAAGGCATTGAGATTGTTTCGAGCAATGCAAAGTACTTACTTGAAGCCTAATTTGGTGATGTATAACATCCTAGTTAATGCCATGTGCAAATCCGGGAATCTTAAAGATGCAAGGGAACTGTTTTCAGAACTCTTTGTCAAAGGGTTGCAGCCTAATGTTCAGATATACACTACAATAATAAATGGACTTTGTAAAGAAGGGTTGTTAGATGAAGCATTAGAAGCTTTCCGAAATATGGAAGACGATGGCTGCCCTCCAGATGAATTTTCTTATAATGTTATTATCCGAGGATTTCTCCAGCACAAGGATGAATCAAGGGCAGTGCATCTTATCGGTGAAATGAGAGACAGAGGTTTCATTGCAGATGCGGGAACCACAGCTTGA
- the LOC133698249 gene encoding pentatricopeptide repeat-containing protein At1g62930, chloroplastic-like isoform X2, which produces MPNENNGNIDVALASFNQMLHRKPLPCIIQFNQLLSAIVKMRQHYDAVISLSKQMELAGLSPNTCTLNILINCFCQLQRIDLGFSVLAKGIKLGLQPTIVTFTTLINGLGKVGKFAQAVELFDDMVARGCQPDDYTYTTIINGLCKIGETALAAGLFKKMEEAGCQLNVVTYSTLIHSLCKYRRVNEALDIFSDMKAKDISPTIFTYTSLIQGLCNFSRWKEASALLNEMTNLNIMPNVVTFNVLVDTFCKEGKVLAAEGVLKTMTEMGVEPDVVTYNSLMYGYSMWTEVVEARKLFDVMITKGCKPDVFSYSILINGYCKAKRIDEAKQLFNEMIHQGSTPNNVSYNTLIHGLCQLGRLREAQDLFKNMHTNGNLPNLYTYAILLDGFCKQGYLGKALRLFRAMQSTYLKPNLVMYNILVNAMCKSGNLKDARELFSELFVKGLQPNVQIYTTIINGLCKEGLLDEALEAFRNMEDDGCPPDEFSYNVIIRGFLQHKDESRAVHLIGEMRDRGFIADAGTTA; this is translated from the exons ATGCCAAATGAAAATAATGG aaACATTGATGTTGCCCTTGCTTCTTTCAATCAAATGCTTCATAGGAAACCCCTGCCTTGTATCATCCAATTCAATCAATTATTATCTGCAATTGTCAAAATGAGACAGCATTACGATGCTGTGATTTCTCTTTCCAAACAAATGGAATTAGCTGGGCTCTCTCCTAATACTTGTACGCttaatatcttgattaattgCTTCTGCCAGTTGCAACGTATTGATCTTGGGTTCTCTGTCTTGGCCAAAGGCATTAAACTTGGTCTTCAACCCACCATTGTCACATTTACCACCTTAATCAATGGGCTCGGTAAGGTGGGTAAATTTGCCCAAGCCGTGGAATTATTTGATGACATGGTGGCAAGAGGGTGTCAACCTGATGACTACACTTATACTACGATTATCAATGGCTTATGTAAGATTGGGGAAACTGCACTGGCTGCTGGATTGTTTAAGAAAATGGAAGAGGCAGGCTGCCAGCTGAATGTGGTGACATACAGTACACTCATCCACAGTCTTTGCAAATACAGGCGGGTGAATGAGGCTTTAGATATCTTCTCTGATATGAAGGCTAAAGACATTTCCCCAACAATTTTCACTTACACCTCTCTGATCCAGGGCTTATGCAATTTCAGCCGATGGAAGGAGGCTTCGGCATTGCTAAATGAAATGACGAATTTGAATATCATGCCAAATGTTGTCACCTTCAACGTGCTAGTTGATACATTTTGTAAAGAAGGCAAGGTTTTAGCGGCTGAAGGTGTGTTAAAAACAATGACTGAAATGGGTGTGGAGCCTGATGTAGTGACTTACAATTCTTTGATGTATGGATATTCCATGTGGACGGAAGTTGTTGAAGCTAGAAAGCTTTTCGATGTTATGATAACCAAGGGTTGTAAACCTGATGTTTTTAGTTACAGCATCTTAATTAACGGATATTGTAAGGCCAAAAGGATAGATGAGGCCAAGCAactttttaatgaaatgattcATCAAGGCTCAACTCCGAACAATGTTAGTTACAACACTCTTATTCATGGATTATGCCAATTAGGCAGACTTAGGGAAGCACAAGATCTTTTCAAGAATATGCACACTAATGGAAACCTCCCAAATTTATATACTTACGCAATATTGCTTGATGGCTTTTGCAAACAAGGGTATCTTGGTAAGGCATTGAGATTGTTTCGAGCAATGCAAAGTACTTACTTGAAGCCTAATTTGGTGATGTATAACATCCTAGTTAATGCCATGTGCAAATCCGGGAATCTTAAAGATGCAAGGGAACTGTTTTCAGAACTCTTTGTCAAAGGGTTGCAGCCTAATGTTCAGATATACACTACAATAATAAATGGACTTTGTAAAGAAGGGTTGTTAGATGAAGCATTAGAAGCTTTCCGAAATATGGAAGACGATGGCTGCCCTCCAGATGAATTTTCTTATAATGTTATTATCCGAGGATTTCTCCAGCACAAGGATGAATCAAGGGCAGTGCATCTTATCGGTGAAATGAGAGACAGAGGTTTCATTGCAGATGCGGGAACCACAGCTTGA
- the LOC133698249 gene encoding pentatricopeptide repeat-containing protein At1g62930, chloroplastic-like isoform X3: MMMAVTAVRLRGSEAFFIGSQIQRCQMKIMGIKLGLQPTIVTFTTLINGLGKVGKFAQAVELFDDMVARGCQPDDYTYTTIINGLCKIGETALAAGLFKKMEEAGCQLNVVTYSTLIHSLCKYRRVNEALDIFSDMKAKDISPTIFTYTSLIQGLCNFSRWKEASALLNEMTNLNIMPNVVTFNVLVDTFCKEGKVLAAEGVLKTMTEMGVEPDVVTYNSLMYGYSMWTEVVEARKLFDVMITKGCKPDVFSYSILINGYCKAKRIDEAKQLFNEMIHQGSTPNNVSYNTLIHGLCQLGRLREAQDLFKNMHTNGNLPNLYTYAILLDGFCKQGYLGKALRLFRAMQSTYLKPNLVMYNILVNAMCKSGNLKDARELFSELFVKGLQPNVQIYTTIINGLCKEGLLDEALEAFRNMEDDGCPPDEFSYNVIIRGFLQHKDESRAVHLIGEMRDRGFIADAGTTA; encoded by the exons ATGATGATGGCGGTCACGGCAGTCAGACTTCGAGGTTCAGAAGCCTTCTTTATTGGGTCCCAAATTCAGCGATGCCAAATGAAAATAATGG GCATTAAACTTGGTCTTCAACCCACCATTGTCACATTTACCACCTTAATCAATGGGCTCGGTAAGGTGGGTAAATTTGCCCAAGCCGTGGAATTATTTGATGACATGGTGGCAAGAGGGTGTCAACCTGATGACTACACTTATACTACGATTATCAATGGCTTATGTAAGATTGGGGAAACTGCACTGGCTGCTGGATTGTTTAAGAAAATGGAAGAGGCAGGCTGCCAGCTGAATGTGGTGACATACAGTACACTCATCCACAGTCTTTGCAAATACAGGCGGGTGAATGAGGCTTTAGATATCTTCTCTGATATGAAGGCTAAAGACATTTCCCCAACAATTTTCACTTACACCTCTCTGATCCAGGGCTTATGCAATTTCAGCCGATGGAAGGAGGCTTCGGCATTGCTAAATGAAATGACGAATTTGAATATCATGCCAAATGTTGTCACCTTCAACGTGCTAGTTGATACATTTTGTAAAGAAGGCAAGGTTTTAGCGGCTGAAGGTGTGTTAAAAACAATGACTGAAATGGGTGTGGAGCCTGATGTAGTGACTTACAATTCTTTGATGTATGGATATTCCATGTGGACGGAAGTTGTTGAAGCTAGAAAGCTTTTCGATGTTATGATAACCAAGGGTTGTAAACCTGATGTTTTTAGTTACAGCATCTTAATTAACGGATATTGTAAGGCCAAAAGGATAGATGAGGCCAAGCAactttttaatgaaatgattcATCAAGGCTCAACTCCGAACAATGTTAGTTACAACACTCTTATTCATGGATTATGCCAATTAGGCAGACTTAGGGAAGCACAAGATCTTTTCAAGAATATGCACACTAATGGAAACCTCCCAAATTTATATACTTACGCAATATTGCTTGATGGCTTTTGCAAACAAGGGTATCTTGGTAAGGCATTGAGATTGTTTCGAGCAATGCAAAGTACTTACTTGAAGCCTAATTTGGTGATGTATAACATCCTAGTTAATGCCATGTGCAAATCCGGGAATCTTAAAGATGCAAGGGAACTGTTTTCAGAACTCTTTGTCAAAGGGTTGCAGCCTAATGTTCAGATATACACTACAATAATAAATGGACTTTGTAAAGAAGGGTTGTTAGATGAAGCATTAGAAGCTTTCCGAAATATGGAAGACGATGGCTGCCCTCCAGATGAATTTTCTTATAATGTTATTATCCGAGGATTTCTCCAGCACAAGGATGAATCAAGGGCAGTGCATCTTATCGGTGAAATGAGAGACAGAGGTTTCATTGCAGATGCGGGAACCACAGCTTGA